TTTCGCATTTGTTTTGAAAACGTGTGCAAATGTTGTAAGGTTTGAAATAAAATGCAAGAATTGCATTTATTAATTTATGGAACATCCATAATTATTTCATTTTTATCAAAAAACAGGCCAAAGTTTTTGAAATCACAAACTTTGGCCTGTCATATTTGATTTTTTTACAAGGTGCTCCATTTTGTTTTTTAAGCCCTTTTAGCCATTTCGTGGAGGGCTTTTACCAAAACATCCAATTCCCCGGGCGTAGTGTAAATGTTGGGCGTGATCCTGCAGCCTACTACACCTGCATAATTGATGCCTACAGTATAAATTTTATATTTATCCATCAGGATTTTTGCCATGTCACCCGGATCCATTCCTTGGATGCCTACATTGGCAATACCGCAACTTCTTTCCCTTTCTGCTGGGGTATTGACCATAATGCCAGGAATATTTCTCACCTTATCGGACCAATAAAATTGCAGGTACCTTAACCTTTCCTCTTTTCTTTTGGCACCTATTTTCTCAAAATAATCTATGGCATTGTTTACAGCCAAATCAGTGGCCACAGGATGGGTTCCGGTATGGTTCAGGTTTTTGATGTTGGGGTGATCGAGTTCATAAGGGGCCATGAGCGGCCATATCTTACTTATTTCCTAAAATCCGCAGGATTTTAGTTTGGAGATTTGAATCTGCTTGTTTGTGTTCATTTTTGGTCTAGTTCGGGAATTTCTTCCCTTTGATTGAAGAGTGTTCATAGTTTTGAGACAATGGATTTTAGGTTTGAGGATAAAATGGACGGTTTTTTTCCTCAATTTTAATGGAAAAGGCATACCTCTTCCCTGTAAATCTTTATTTTTTGAGCTCCTGAGGGGTTTTTATCTGAATTTAGTTCAAAATCGGCTTGTAATCCTTACTCGTGAACAGTTTGAGCACTTCTCTTCTTCCCGTTCTTATCCACTTGGCTGAAACAGTGATAAATCTGAAGATAAACTTCTTGAGCCTGTCGGTAGGCTTAAGCCAATCAACTTTTCTGGAATACTCTCCAATGATATAGGTGTAAAAATTGGCATACATAGCCGTCATAAGCATAAAGGAGGTATTCTCTGCAAGGAACGAACAGGGCAACTTAGACCAGCCAAAGTCATTGTTGAGTACATCAAACAAGCGTTCGCTTGCACCCCGGGCGTTATAAAACCTTACAACAGCTTCATTGGACGATGTATGTTCATTGGTCAGAATAGCCCTGTAAGTAAATGCATCTCCACTAAACACATCTGCCTGCCCGTCTTTACGCCTGATTCTGGTAATGACCAGCCTGTAAGACCTGTCTTTACCGAAAGGTTTGTAGTCGGATAGGTCAGTAACTTCCATTTCCTGTACACCCAAACGTATTTTCTGCCACTTCTCAGGGGCTATACTTCCAAGGATATTATCCAGTTTGGCACATCTGTTTGCCCGTATATAAAAGCTTTCGGTATGTGCTTCCAGTGTGCGGAGAACTTCTTCCTGATAGGATGCTGAATCGGCTCTGAACCTTCCGATACGGATATTTTCATTGGTAAGCTGCCCAAACATGCGTGTAAGTGTATCAGCCTGCAAATATTTGGCCTGACTGTTGCCATTTCTGCCCTCTACGTACACAGGAATGGCCTGTGAAAATTCAGGATGTGCTATGGAAGCTACACCTGGCTGATATCCATAGACGTGTTTATATGTCTTTTTTGAATCGTACTTTTCAGTTGGAATGACGGTGTTGTCATAATCGAGGTCGTAAGCAACACCTGACTTGAGTAATCCGGTCTTACAAGCTGATTTTAACAACAAGCTGTTGAGTTTTCCATTGATATTAAATTCATGGCTTACTCCACTGGACGGATTTATAAAGAGTTCTGTATCAACAGCAAGCTCTTTGATACCTCTCAGAATTGTATCGGCACTGCATACTGAAAATGAAGGGACCTGTTCAAGTGCGTCTCTCAAGTGAACATTGATATCTTCAGTACAGTCGCCACCATTAAAGAAAATAGCCATATGATTGGCGAAAATGTCACTGTATGAAAACCCTCCCCTTAAGGCTCTAACCCCCAATTGATTATCAATGAGTTCTGGGAGACCAGAATTTTTGAAAGAGTTAAAAACAAAATTAAAACCTCCGAAAGGTGTGATTTTTTCTGTCGAATTCGTAATTTTCATACCGCTTATCAAGGATGTGTGGTAACACCTAAATAAGTGAAA
This Cecembia calidifontis DNA region includes the following protein-coding sequences:
- a CDS encoding aminotransferase class V-fold PLP-dependent enzyme, with protein sequence MAPYELDHPNIKNLNHTGTHPVATDLAVNNAIDYFEKIGAKRKEERLRYLQFYWSDKVRNIPGIMVNTPAERERSCGIANVGIQGMDPGDMAKILMDKYKIYTVGINYAGVVGCRITPNIYTTPGELDVLVKALHEMAKRA
- a CDS encoding IS1380 family transposase codes for the protein MKITNSTEKITPFGGFNFVFNSFKNSGLPELIDNQLGVRALRGGFSYSDIFANHMAIFFNGGDCTEDINVHLRDALEQVPSFSVCSADTILRGIKELAVDTELFINPSSGVSHEFNINGKLNSLLLKSACKTGLLKSGVAYDLDYDNTVIPTEKYDSKKTYKHVYGYQPGVASIAHPEFSQAIPVYVEGRNGNSQAKYLQADTLTRMFGQLTNENIRIGRFRADSASYQEEVLRTLEAHTESFYIRANRCAKLDNILGSIAPEKWQKIRLGVQEMEVTDLSDYKPFGKDRSYRLVITRIRRKDGQADVFSGDAFTYRAILTNEHTSSNEAVVRFYNARGASERLFDVLNNDFGWSKLPCSFLAENTSFMLMTAMYANFYTYIIGEYSRKVDWLKPTDRLKKFIFRFITVSAKWIRTGRREVLKLFTSKDYKPILN